In the Paroedura picta isolate Pp20150507F chromosome 15, Ppicta_v3.0, whole genome shotgun sequence genome, one interval contains:
- the TPST1 gene encoding protein-tyrosine sulfotransferase 1 — protein sequence MVGKLKQNLLLACLVISSVTVFYLGQHAMECHHRIEERSQPARPESLRATSRSGLSPKENATFAYHKDMPLIFIGGVPRSGTTLMRAMLDAHPDIRCGEETRVIPRILAVKQMWARSSKEKIRLDEAGVTDEVLDSAMQAFLLEIIVKHGEPAPYLCNKDPFALKSLTYLARIFPNAKFLLMVRDGRASVHSMISRKVTIAGFDLNSYRDCLTKWNRAIETMYNQCVEAGAHRCMMVHYEQLVLHPERWMRTLLKFLRIPWDPAVLHHEEMIGKAGGVSLSKVERSTDQVIKPVNVEALSKWVGKIPADVLQDMPVIAPMLGKLGYDPYANPPNYGKPDQKVLENTRRVYKGEFQLPDFLKEMPQSDAVN from the exons ATGGTCGGGAAACTCAAGCAGAATCTGCTGCTGGCCTGCTTGGTGATCAGTTCGGTGACGGTCTTCTACTTGGGGCAACACGCCATGGAGTGCCACCACCGGATCGAGGAGCGAAGCCAGCCAGCCCGACCGGAGTCCCTGCGGGCCACGTCCCGGTCGGGCCTGAGCCCGAAAGAAAACGCTACTTTTGCTTATCACAAAGACATGCCTTTGATATTTATTGGCGGGGTGCCCCGCAGCGGGACCACTCTGATGCGGGCGATGCTGGACGCCCACCCGGACATCCGCTGCGGGGAAGAAACCCGGGTGATCCCCCGGATCCTGGCGGTCAAGCAGATGTGGGCCCGGTCGAGCAAGGAGAAGATCCGCCTGGACGAAGCCGGCGTGACGGACGAGGTTTTGGACTCGGCCATGCAGGCCTTCTTGCTGGAAATCATCGTGAAGCACGGGGAGCCGGCTCCTTACCTGTGCAACAAGGACCCCTTCGCTCTCAAGTCCTTAACTTATCTGGCCCGCATTTTCCCCAACGCCAAGTTCCTGTTGATGGTCCGGGACGGCCGGGCGTCTGTCCACTCCATGATCTCTAGAAAGGTCACCATCGCGGGGTTTGACCTCAACAGCTACAGGGACTGCTTGACCAAGTGGAACCGGGCCATCGAGACCATGTACAACCAGTGCGTGGAGGCCGGGGCGCACCGGTGCATGATGGTGCATTACGAACAGCTCGTCTTGCACCCGGAGAGGTGGATGAGGACGCTGCTGAAGTTCCTCCGCATTCCGTGGGATCCTGCTGTTCTGCACCACGAGGAGATGATTGGGAAGGCTGGCGGGGTGTCCCTTTCCAA agtGGAAAGGTCCACAGATCAAGTCATCAAGCCGGTCAACGTAGAAGCCTTGTCCAAGTGGGTGGGGAAAATCCCGGCCGACGTGCTTCAAGACATGCCCGTCATTGCGCCGATGCTAGGGAAACTCGGCTACGATCCCTACGCCAACCCGCCGAATTACGGGAAGCCGGATCAGAAAGTCCTTGAAAACACCAGAAgg GTTTACAAAGGTGAATTCCAGCTTCCGGACTTCCTTAAAGAAATGCCACAG AGCGATGCTGTGAACTAG
- the KCTD7 gene encoding BTB/POZ domain-containing protein KCTD7 — protein MVVVTGQNKASGRPGDAMSTSDAEDDFQEPATPTATQPEHSLSLLPQQFPEVVPLNVGGMHFTTRLSTLRRYEDTMLSAMFSGRHYIPTDAEGRYFIDRDGTFFGDVLNFLRSGDLPPRDRVRSVYKEAQYYSIGPLLESLEELQPLKGEKVRQAFLGLMPYYKDHLERIIEIAKLRAMQRKARFAKLKICVFKEEMPITPYECPLFNSLRFERSEGEAKLFEHHCEVDVSFGPWEAVADVYDLLHCIVTDLSSRGITVDHQCIGVCDKHLINHYYCKRPIYEFKITWW, from the exons ATGGTTGTAGTCACGGGGCAGAACAAAGCGAGTGGACGCCCGGGCGATGCCATGTCGACCTCGGATGCGGAAGATGATTTCCAGGAGCCGGCCACCCCGACGGCCACCCAGCCGGAGCACTCCCTGTCCCTTCTTCCGCAGCAG TTCCCTGAAGTGGTTCCCCTGAATGTTGGAGGCATGCATTTCACCACCAGGCTGTCGACGCTGAGGCGCTACGAAGACACCATGCTGTCAGCCATGTTCAGTGGCCGGCATTATATCCCGACAGATGCCGAAGGCAGATATTTTATCGACCGGGACGGAACGTTCTTTGG AGACGTGCTTAACTTCCTGCGGTCCGGTGACTTGCCTCCGCGAGATCGAGTGAGGTCAGTTTACAAGGAAGCTCAGTATTATTCAATAGGACCATTGCTAGAAAGCCTAGAAGAGCTCCAGCCCCTTAAAGGAGAGAAAGTCCGGCAGGCTTTCTTGGGCTTAATGCCCTATTACAAAG ATCACTTGGAGCGGATCATTGAGATtgcaaaactgagggccatgcAGAGAAAGGCCCGGTTTGCCAAGTTGAAGATCTGCGTCTTCAAGGAAGAAATGCCCATCACGCCATACGAGTGCCCACTCTTCAACTCCCTGCGCTTCGAGAGGAGCGAGGGGGAGGCCAAACTCTTTGAACACCACTGCGAAGTGGACGTGTCGTTTGGGCCGTGGGAAGCCGTCGCGGACGTCTACGACCTCCTCCATTGCATCGTGACAGACCTCTCCAGCCGGGGCATCACCGTGGACCACCAGTGCATCGGGGTGTGCGACAAACATCTCATCAACCATTATTACTGCAAGCGTCCCATCTACGAATTCAAGATCACGTGGTGGTAA